A single window of Nicotiana sylvestris chromosome 3, ASM39365v2, whole genome shotgun sequence DNA harbors:
- the LOC138887258 gene encoding uncharacterized protein — translation MQQVHFGLSPLGKWMSLLAASNVHKFILVAIDYFTKWVDAASYKAVTKKIMADFVRDRIFCRFRVPESIIIDNAANLNSNLMKAMCETFKIRHKNSTAYRPQMNGVAEAANKNIKKIMRKMVDNHKQWHKILPFALSGYRTTIRTSIGATPYMLVYSTEVVIPFEVKIPSLRIIQEAELSDAEWIRSHYEKSAIIDGKRMNAICHSQLYQNRISRAFNKRVKPRQFTPGQLVLKLIFPHQDKDKGNFSPNWQGPYMVHRVLTGGALILAEMDGYVWPKPVNSDTVKRYYI, via the coding sequence atgcaacaagtgcacttTGGCCTTTCGCCGCTTGGGAAATGGATGTCATTGCTCGCCGCTTCAAACGTGCAcaagttcattttagtggccatagactacttcacaaaatgggttgacgCTGCATCTTACAAGGCTGTAACCAAGAAAATCATGGCTGATTTTGTCAGGGATCGTATTTTTTGCCGATTCAGGGTACCCGAATCCATCATTATCGACAATGCTGCCAACCTCAATAGCAATttaatgaaagctatgtgtgaaaccttcaagatcaggcataagaattccacagcatacagacctcaaatgaatggagtcgcggaagccgccaacaaaaacatcaagaaaattATGAGGAAAATGGTAGATAACCACAAGCAATGGCACAAGATATTACCATTTGCCTTATCAGGATATCGTACTACAATTCGCACATCAatcggagcaactccctacatgctggtttacaGTACTGAAGTTGTCATTCCCTTTGAGGTCAAAATTCCCTCTTTGAGAATtatacaggaagccgaactcagtgatgcagaatggataaggagtcaCTATGAAAAATCAGCTATTatcgatggaaaaagaatgaatgcaatatgtcatagtcaactttatcagaacagaatatctagagctttcaacaaaagggtcaaacctagacagttcacaccagggcagctagTGTTGAAActgatcttcccacatcaagataaaGACAAAGGAAATTTTTCACCTAATTGGCAAGGgccctacatggttcacagggtactaacaggaggagcactcatacttgcagaaatggatggataTGTTTGGCCAAAGCCTGTCAACTCGGACACAGTCAAGAGGTACTATATTTAA